A portion of the Natronococcus sp. AD-5 genome contains these proteins:
- a CDS encoding DHH family phosphoesterase: MSTGVTISSISDYAILGCGSVGYAVAEELVEQGKDVVIIDRDESRVESLRDQDLDARTADIREPEAADLVAERDVVLILASDVEANKRAVEHIRSRNDESQFLVARASDPVSGDELSELGADIVINPSSVIAESALRALESGELEYNAGKLAQLVEETGSRLAILTQDSPDPDSIASAAALQAIADHLDVESDIIYLGDVGHQENRAFVNLLGIDLVQWDEIEDHSAYDTVALVDHATSSEMNLPVDIIIDHHEAEETYDPGFVDIRPNMSSTSTIMTKYIQEFDMNVSEEVATALLYGIRAETLDFKRDTTPADLTAAAYLYPFANHDTLEQVESPSMSPETLDVLAEAITNRDVQGSHLVSNAGFVRDREALTQAASHLLDLEGVTTTAVFGIADETIFLAGRSKDIRINIGKVLADAYAEIGETAGHSTQASAEIPLGIFTGIEISEDTRDTLLELTEEAVKRTLFDAMGVDGSEGSNGN, encoded by the coding sequence ATGAGTACGGGGGTTACGATCTCGTCCATCTCGGATTACGCGATTCTCGGATGCGGGAGCGTGGGGTACGCCGTCGCCGAGGAACTCGTCGAGCAGGGGAAGGACGTCGTCATCATCGATCGTGACGAGAGCCGCGTCGAATCCCTGCGCGATCAGGACTTAGACGCCCGCACTGCCGACATTCGCGAACCCGAGGCCGCCGACCTCGTCGCCGAACGCGACGTCGTGTTAATCCTCGCCTCCGACGTCGAGGCGAACAAGCGGGCGGTCGAGCACATCCGCTCGAGAAACGACGAGAGCCAGTTCCTCGTCGCGCGCGCGAGCGATCCCGTCTCCGGCGACGAACTCTCCGAACTCGGCGCGGACATCGTCATCAACCCGTCTTCGGTCATCGCGGAGTCCGCGCTCCGGGCGCTCGAGTCCGGCGAACTCGAGTACAACGCCGGGAAACTCGCACAGCTGGTCGAGGAGACGGGGTCGCGGCTGGCGATTCTCACCCAGGACAGCCCCGATCCGGACTCGATCGCCAGCGCGGCCGCGCTGCAGGCGATCGCCGACCACTTAGACGTCGAGTCGGACATCATCTACCTGGGCGACGTCGGTCACCAGGAGAACCGCGCGTTCGTCAACCTGCTGGGGATCGACCTCGTTCAGTGGGACGAGATCGAGGACCACTCGGCGTACGACACGGTCGCGCTCGTCGATCACGCGACGTCCTCGGAGATGAATCTCCCGGTCGATATCATCATCGACCACCACGAAGCCGAGGAGACGTACGATCCGGGGTTCGTCGACATCCGACCGAACATGTCCTCGACGTCGACGATCATGACGAAGTACATCCAGGAGTTCGACATGAACGTCTCCGAGGAGGTCGCCACGGCGCTCCTCTACGGGATCCGCGCGGAGACCCTGGATTTCAAGCGCGACACCACCCCCGCCGACCTCACCGCCGCGGCCTATCTCTACCCCTTCGCGAACCACGACACCTTAGAGCAGGTGGAGTCGCCGTCGATGTCGCCCGAAACGCTGGACGTCCTCGCCGAGGCGATCACCAACCGGGACGTTCAGGGGAGTCACCTCGTCTCGAACGCCGGCTTCGTCCGCGACCGGGAGGCGCTCACGCAGGCCGCGAGTCACCTCCTCGATCTCGAGGGGGTAACGACGACCGCGGTCTTCGGCATCGCCGACGAGACGATCTTCCTCGCGGGCCGCTCGAAAGACATCCGTATCAACATCGGCAAGGTGTTAGCCGACGCCTACGCCGAGATCGGCGAGACCGCGGGCCACTCGACGCAGGCCAGCGCGGAGATTCCGCTGGGGATCTTCACCGGAATCGAGATCTCGGAGGACACCCGCGATACGCTGCTCGAGCTGACCGAGGAAGCGGTCAAGCGGACGCTGTTCGACGCGATGGGCGTCGACGGCAGCGAAGGATCGAACGGGAACTGA
- a CDS encoding PRC-barrel domain-containing protein produces the protein MDDTHQEITSLVGREVYSNNGVFVGEVEDLQLNVDDETIQGLALGNLNSELFSEEARIGQGVIVPYRWVRSVGDVILVNDVVERVREPDEEEEDEIVA, from the coding sequence ATGGACGACACGCACCAGGAAATTACTTCTCTCGTCGGTCGCGAGGTGTACTCGAACAACGGCGTTTTCGTCGGCGAAGTCGAAGACCTCCAGCTGAACGTCGACGACGAGACGATCCAGGGACTCGCGCTCGGCAACCTGAATTCCGAACTGTTCAGCGAAGAGGCCAGGATCGGCCAGGGAGTCATCGTCCCGTACCGCTGGGTCCGATCCGTCGGCGACGTGATCCTCGTCAACGACGTCGTCGAGCGGGTTCGCGAACCGGACGAGGAAGAAGAAGACGAGATCGTCGCCTGA
- a CDS encoding helix-turn-helix transcriptional regulator — protein MSGEAVLEVVTARRAILERLATDALGSGELAAELERSRSTVDRALSDLEAIGLIERTNGRYRTTVAGALALEEFDRLTSRLTAAVGASHLFAPIATDVPLGARFLEGSDVVLTSASEPLGPTEHAARLERIEPERALEELLATGEHHRAVVPAVGHRIITAYRDAIREGISLAAALPSADVETLLADHRRSTIAALETGRLTIRETETTTPHALIVAERADGGGLASQGAEAAAIVAVCVDDAIHGLVVNDTPAALEWARARLDTVWANARLLSPEPEEG, from the coding sequence ATGAGCGGGGAAGCGGTGCTGGAGGTGGTGACCGCCCGGCGGGCAATCCTCGAACGCCTCGCGACGGACGCGCTGGGGTCGGGCGAGCTGGCCGCAGAACTCGAGCGATCGCGGTCGACCGTCGACAGGGCGCTGTCCGATCTCGAGGCGATCGGGCTGATCGAACGCACGAACGGTCGCTACCGGACGACCGTCGCCGGAGCGCTCGCGCTCGAGGAGTTCGATCGGCTCACGAGCCGTCTCACCGCCGCCGTCGGCGCGAGCCACCTCTTCGCGCCGATAGCGACCGACGTCCCCCTCGGAGCGCGGTTTCTGGAGGGGAGTGACGTCGTGCTCACGTCCGCGAGCGAGCCCCTCGGCCCGACGGAACACGCTGCCCGCCTGGAGCGGATCGAACCGGAACGCGCGCTCGAGGAACTGCTCGCGACCGGCGAGCACCACCGCGCGGTCGTCCCCGCCGTCGGGCACCGTATCATCACCGCGTACCGCGACGCGATCCGCGAGGGAATCTCGCTCGCCGCCGCCTTGCCGAGCGCGGACGTCGAGACGTTGCTCGCCGATCACAGACGGTCGACCATCGCGGCGCTCGAGACGGGACGGTTGACGATCCGCGAGACGGAGACGACGACGCCGCACGCGCTGATCGTCGCCGAGCGCGCCGACGGCGGCGGACTGGCGAGTCAGGGGGCGGAGGCCGCGGCGATCGTCGCCGTCTGCGTCGACGACGCGATACACGGCCTCGTCGTCAACGATACGCCGGCCGCGCTCGAGTGGGCGAGAGCGCGGCTCGATACGGTCTGGGCGAACGCCCGGCTGTTGTCCCCCGAACCGGAAGAGGGGTGA
- a CDS encoding phosphotransacetylase family protein → MTDTDTDTELESTDGTTTDADTLLVSSLEESTGKTAIALALARLAREGGDSVGYMKPKGTRLQSNVGKTLDEDPMLARELLDLEAEMHDLEPVVYSPTFIEQAIRGREDPDELGERVREAFDELGADRDRMFVEGGGRYDVGGIVDLTDADLATLLDARVLLVAPYEVPGDVDDVLAAVETFGNRLAGVVFNDVPDAAYDQLETDVVPFLEGRGVPVHGVLPSERTLSGVTVADLADELGASMLVEEGADAYVERFTVGAMGADSALRHFRRTRDAAVITGGDRAEIHTAALEAPGIRCLILTGGHRPSGAIVGQATEKGVPILSVQTDTLTTVDRAEDVVRSGRTRDAKTVDRMEALLADHAAVDAILKP, encoded by the coding sequence ATGACTGACACCGACACCGACACGGAACTCGAATCGACCGACGGAACCACGACCGACGCCGACACCCTCCTCGTCAGTTCGCTCGAGGAGAGCACCGGCAAGACGGCGATCGCGCTGGCGCTCGCACGCCTCGCCCGGGAGGGAGGCGACAGCGTCGGCTACATGAAACCGAAGGGGACCCGACTCCAGAGCAACGTCGGGAAGACCTTAGACGAGGACCCGATGCTCGCCCGCGAGCTGCTCGACCTCGAGGCCGAGATGCACGACCTCGAGCCGGTCGTCTACTCGCCGACGTTCATCGAGCAGGCGATTCGCGGCCGCGAGGATCCGGACGAACTCGGCGAGCGCGTTCGGGAGGCGTTCGACGAACTCGGGGCCGATCGCGACCGGATGTTCGTCGAGGGGGGAGGTCGGTACGACGTGGGCGGCATCGTCGACCTCACCGACGCCGACCTCGCGACCCTGCTCGACGCGCGCGTGCTGCTGGTCGCCCCCTACGAGGTTCCCGGCGACGTCGACGACGTGCTCGCGGCCGTCGAGACGTTCGGCAATCGGCTCGCCGGCGTCGTCTTCAACGACGTCCCCGACGCGGCGTACGATCAACTCGAGACGGACGTCGTTCCCTTCCTCGAGGGTCGCGGCGTGCCGGTCCACGGCGTGCTGCCCAGCGAACGGACGCTCTCGGGCGTGACGGTCGCCGATCTCGCGGACGAACTGGGCGCGTCGATGCTCGTCGAGGAGGGCGCAGACGCCTACGTCGAACGGTTCACCGTCGGCGCGATGGGCGCCGACAGCGCCCTGCGACACTTCCGACGCACGAGAGACGCCGCGGTCATCACCGGCGGCGACCGAGCCGAGATCCACACCGCCGCGCTCGAGGCGCCGGGCATCCGCTGTCTCATCCTCACGGGCGGGCACCGGCCGTCCGGAGCGATCGTCGGCCAGGCCACCGAGAAGGGCGTTCCGATCCTCTCGGTGCAGACGGACACGCTGACGACGGTCGATCGCGCGGAAGACGTCGTCCGGAGCGGACGCACTCGAGACGCGAAGACGGTCGATCGAATGGAAGCGTTGCTCGCCGATCACGCGGCCGTCGACGCGATCCTGAAACCGTAA
- a CDS encoding acetate--CoA ligase family protein, translating into MGRLSDLFAPETVAVVGATDREGAVGRAILENLRNDFAGEVIPVNPNRDEVLGLECYPDAKRAPPIDLALIVVPPSVVIDAIEDVAEAGTDDVVVITAGFSETGGEGAERERRLREVAAEYDLNVVGPNSLGVMSTPIDMNATFGPENAREGSISFMSQSGAFITAVLDWANEQGIGFQDVVSLGNKTVLDETDFVREWGDDPETDVIIGYLEGIDDGHEFVRAARDVSDDTPIVLVKSGRTAAGAQAASSHTGAIAGSERAYEAGLEQAGVIRATSVQQLFDYARALSGLPEPDADGVAVVTNAGGPGVLTTDAVGDSTLEMADFADGTIDALVEAMPDEANVYNPIDAIGDADVGRFGEALDTALDDPNVGSAVVVSAPTAVLQYDKLAEVVIEKREEYGKPVVTCLMGGDRARAAEEVLREFGIPNYFDPSRAVAGLDALARYRDVRERTVDEPTGFDVDRERAREILKRARNRDDNRLGVESMDLLEAYGIPTPEGEIVDDPDRARDVAASIEGTVVMKIVSPDITHKSDIGGVKVGVEDDDVYDAYEDLVARARNYQPDATILGVQVQETLDIDESTETIVGMNRDPQFGPLLLYGLGGIFVEILEDTSVRVAPIGESEAREMVGEIKAAPLLRGARGRDPADVEAVVETIQRLSQLVTDFPSILELDVNPLVAGPDGVQAIDLRLTVDTEEL; encoded by the coding sequence ATGGGACGGTTATCTGATCTCTTTGCACCCGAGACCGTCGCCGTGGTCGGCGCCACCGATCGCGAGGGCGCCGTCGGGCGGGCGATCCTCGAGAACCTACGAAACGACTTCGCGGGCGAGGTGATCCCGGTCAACCCCAACCGCGACGAGGTCCTCGGACTCGAGTGTTATCCGGACGCGAAGCGCGCGCCGCCGATCGATCTCGCGCTGATCGTCGTCCCGCCGAGCGTCGTGATCGACGCGATCGAGGACGTCGCCGAAGCGGGGACCGACGACGTCGTCGTCATCACGGCCGGCTTCTCGGAGACGGGCGGCGAGGGAGCCGAACGCGAGCGACGGCTCCGCGAGGTCGCCGCGGAGTACGACCTCAACGTCGTCGGCCCGAACAGTCTGGGCGTGATGTCGACCCCGATCGACATGAACGCCACCTTCGGCCCCGAAAACGCCCGCGAGGGATCGATCTCCTTTATGAGCCAGTCTGGGGCGTTCATCACGGCCGTCCTCGACTGGGCGAACGAGCAGGGAATCGGCTTCCAGGACGTCGTCTCGCTGGGGAACAAGACGGTCTTAGACGAGACCGACTTCGTCCGCGAGTGGGGTGACGATCCCGAGACGGACGTCATCATCGGCTACCTCGAGGGGATCGACGACGGCCACGAGTTCGTACGAGCGGCCCGCGACGTGAGCGACGACACGCCGATCGTGCTCGTCAAATCGGGTCGGACGGCCGCCGGCGCGCAGGCCGCCTCCTCCCACACCGGCGCGATCGCCGGCAGCGAACGGGCCTACGAGGCCGGCCTCGAGCAGGCGGGCGTGATCCGCGCCACGTCGGTCCAGCAGCTGTTCGACTACGCGCGGGCGCTGTCGGGACTGCCCGAACCCGACGCCGACGGCGTCGCCGTCGTGACCAACGCCGGCGGCCCCGGCGTGTTGACCACCGACGCCGTCGGCGATTCGACGCTCGAGATGGCCGACTTCGCCGACGGGACGATTGACGCGCTCGTGGAGGCGATGCCCGACGAGGCGAACGTCTACAACCCGATCGACGCCATCGGCGACGCCGACGTCGGGCGCTTCGGCGAGGCGCTCGATACCGCGCTCGACGATCCGAACGTGGGCAGCGCGGTCGTCGTCAGCGCCCCCACGGCGGTTCTCCAGTACGACAAGCTCGCCGAGGTCGTGATCGAGAAACGCGAAGAGTACGGCAAACCCGTCGTCACCTGTCTGATGGGCGGCGACCGCGCGCGGGCCGCCGAGGAGGTTCTGCGGGAGTTCGGCATCCCGAACTACTTCGACCCCTCCCGCGCCGTCGCGGGCCTCGACGCGCTGGCCCGGTACCGCGACGTGCGCGAGCGGACGGTCGACGAACCGACCGGCTTCGACGTCGATCGAGAGCGCGCCCGCGAGATCCTGAAGCGCGCCCGCAACCGCGACGACAACCGGCTCGGCGTCGAGTCGATGGACCTGCTCGAAGCCTACGGTATTCCGACGCCGGAGGGCGAAATTGTCGACGATCCCGATCGGGCCCGCGACGTCGCAGCGTCGATCGAGGGGACCGTCGTCATGAAGATCGTCAGTCCCGACATCACCCACAAGAGCGACATCGGCGGCGTGAAAGTCGGCGTCGAGGACGACGACGTCTACGACGCCTACGAGGACCTCGTCGCGCGAGCGCGCAACTACCAGCCCGACGCGACGATCCTCGGCGTCCAGGTCCAGGAGACGCTCGACATAGACGAGTCGACCGAGACGATCGTCGGGATGAACCGCGATCCGCAGTTCGGTCCGCTGCTCCTGTACGGTCTCGGCGGCATCTTCGTCGAGATCCTCGAGGATACCTCGGTTCGGGTCGCTCCGATCGGCGAGAGCGAGGCGCGCGAGATGGTCGGCGAGATCAAGGCGGCGCCGCTGTTGCGCGGCGCCCGCGGTCGCGACCCGGCCGACGTCGAGGCCGTCGTCGAGACGATCCAGCGGCTCTCACAGCTGGTGACCGACTTCCCGTCGATCCTCGAACTCGACGTGAACCCGCTCGTCGCCGGCCCGGACGGCGTACAGGCGATCGACCTCAGACTCACCGTCGACACGGAGGAACTATGA
- a CDS encoding metal ABC transporter permease, which produces MNGKTRRRLELAGIILTGLLATVMVGFLVLDWLREYPVAGALYEQFRLAGWLMDDALGTNVFYHPFMWRSMATGVLVGIVAPLVGTYLVHREMALIGETLAHTAFAGVAIGLLFSSTTGWGGSLLLAALVVAVLGALGVQWLAERTDTYGDVPIAIMLTGSFAVGTLIISYGRGLTGMNIESFLFGNLSVVTPAGARIMAVLSVILVAVVIATYKQLLFITFDEQAARVARLNVTWYNTLLIVMTAVVVVGAMQILGVILVAAMLVIPVAAATQIAHSFRETLYLSILFGQLSIVGGFALSIGQSLPAGGSIVVVAIAIYLLAILASGRSAAAISTH; this is translated from the coding sequence ATGAACGGGAAGACGAGACGCCGCCTCGAACTCGCCGGTATCATCCTGACTGGGCTGTTGGCGACCGTGATGGTCGGGTTTCTCGTCCTCGACTGGCTACGGGAGTACCCCGTCGCCGGCGCGCTGTACGAGCAGTTCAGGCTCGCCGGCTGGCTGATGGACGACGCGCTCGGGACGAACGTCTTCTACCATCCGTTCATGTGGCGCTCGATGGCGACGGGCGTCCTCGTCGGGATCGTCGCGCCGCTCGTCGGAACCTACCTGGTCCACCGCGAGATGGCGCTGATCGGCGAAACGCTGGCCCACACCGCCTTCGCCGGCGTCGCTATCGGACTGCTGTTCAGTTCGACGACGGGCTGGGGCGGTTCGCTCCTGCTCGCCGCGCTGGTCGTCGCCGTTCTCGGCGCGCTCGGCGTCCAGTGGCTGGCCGAACGAACCGACACGTACGGCGACGTCCCCATCGCGATCATGCTCACCGGCAGCTTCGCCGTCGGGACGCTCATCATCAGCTACGGGCGCGGGTTGACCGGGATGAACATCGAGAGCTTTCTCTTCGGAAACCTCTCCGTCGTCACGCCCGCCGGCGCCCGCATAATGGCGGTCCTCAGCGTGATCCTCGTCGCCGTCGTGATCGCGACGTACAAGCAACTGCTGTTCATCACGTTCGACGAGCAGGCGGCCCGCGTCGCGCGACTCAACGTCACCTGGTACAACACGCTGCTCATCGTGATGACGGCCGTCGTCGTCGTCGGCGCGATGCAGATCCTCGGCGTGATCCTCGTCGCCGCGATGCTCGTCATCCCGGTGGCCGCCGCGACGCAGATCGCTCACAGCTTCCGGGAGACGCTGTACCTCTCGATCCTGTTCGGACAGCTGTCGATCGTCGGCGGCTTCGCCCTGTCGATCGGACAGAGTCTCCCCGCCGGCGGGTCGATCGTCGTCGTCGCGATCGCGATCTACCTGCTGGCGATCCTCGCGTCCGGTCGCTCGGCGGCGGCGATTTCGACCCACTAG
- a CDS encoding metal ABC transporter ATP-binding protein: MTRAVRLEDVTFAYGDQPAVKDVSLTIQEGDFLGLVGPNGSGKTTLLHLMLGLHTPDSGSIELFGQPVDEFDAGERIGYVSQQATNRGGTMPVTVREVVTMGRFPHAGHARLTAADHEIVDDALETVGIPHLTERRINQLSGGQRQRAYIARALASEADLLALDEPTVGVDAQSRDAFYRLLDSLNESGITIILIEHDIGVVTDRADHVACINTELYHHGDTESFVESDALTEAYGATGQVVHHHH, translated from the coding sequence GTGACACGCGCCGTTCGTCTCGAAGACGTGACGTTCGCCTACGGTGACCAGCCCGCCGTAAAGGACGTCTCGCTGACGATCCAGGAGGGAGACTTCCTCGGACTGGTCGGGCCGAACGGCTCGGGCAAGACGACGCTCTTGCACCTCATGCTCGGGCTGCACACCCCGGACAGCGGCTCGATCGAGCTGTTCGGTCAGCCGGTCGACGAGTTCGACGCGGGCGAGCGGATCGGCTACGTCTCACAGCAGGCGACGAACCGCGGCGGGACGATGCCGGTCACCGTCCGCGAGGTCGTCACCATGGGCCGGTTCCCGCACGCGGGCCACGCCCGATTGACCGCCGCGGACCACGAGATCGTCGACGACGCGCTCGAGACGGTCGGCATCCCTCACCTCACCGAACGCCGGATCAACCAGCTCTCGGGCGGGCAGCGCCAGCGCGCTTACATCGCGCGGGCGCTCGCCTCGGAAGCGGATCTGCTCGCGCTCGACGAGCCCACCGTCGGCGTCGACGCACAATCCAGGGACGCGTTCTACCGATTGCTCGACTCGCTCAACGAGTCGGGAATCACGATCATCCTGATCGAACACGACATCGGCGTCGTCACCGACCGCGCGGACCACGTCGCCTGTATCAACACCGAGCTGTACCACCACGGCGACACCGAATCGTTCGTCGAAAGCGACGCGTTAACCGAAGCGTACGGGGCGACCGGACAGGTCGTCCACCACCACCACTGA
- a CDS encoding metal ABC transporter substrate-binding protein encodes MDVTRRTLLQGSAGALAAGTLAGCLDDVARQTEGVDSGYAAFFALWDWANAVSGDEADFENPVDAGELGHGWEPEGDLTADVAGTDAFVYLDSPEFSWAQDIATTLEEDYDDVAVVDVLDGLEDNLLDWDHDADHEHEDEHDEEDDHDDEHNEEHDHDDDGHDENDDNYDPHVWVDPVLAQDLVTNIADGLSDADPDAADVYEDNAADYNARLEELDEQFEAVVDEADRTVAVLAGHNSYQYLEERYGFELHAPIGVSPQDEPNHGEISETIDLIDEEGIDTILYDRFEATGGDEYPNLVETILEGSEATDAMPVSPTEGTLEEWNDKGWGYVEQMEEINILAFREGLGAQ; translated from the coding sequence ATGGACGTGACACGACGGACGCTGTTACAGGGGAGCGCAGGTGCGCTGGCGGCGGGGACGCTCGCCGGCTGCCTCGACGACGTCGCGCGTCAAACCGAAGGCGTCGACTCGGGGTACGCCGCTTTCTTCGCGCTCTGGGACTGGGCTAACGCCGTAAGCGGCGACGAAGCCGACTTCGAGAATCCGGTCGACGCCGGCGAGTTGGGCCACGGTTGGGAACCGGAGGGCGACCTCACCGCCGACGTCGCCGGCACCGACGCGTTCGTCTATCTCGACTCCCCCGAATTCTCCTGGGCGCAGGACATCGCGACGACCCTCGAGGAAGATTACGACGACGTCGCCGTCGTCGACGTACTCGACGGGCTCGAGGACAATCTGTTGGACTGGGATCACGACGCAGATCACGAGCACGAAGACGAGCACGACGAAGAGGACGACCACGATGATGAGCACAATGAAGAACACGACCACGACGATGACGGCCACGACGAGAACGACGACAACTACGATCCCCACGTCTGGGTGGATCCGGTCCTCGCACAGGACCTCGTGACCAACATCGCCGACGGTCTGTCCGACGCCGATCCCGACGCCGCCGACGTCTACGAAGACAACGCCGCCGATTACAACGCTCGGCTCGAGGAACTCGACGAACAGTTCGAAGCGGTCGTCGACGAGGCCGACCGAACCGTCGCCGTGCTCGCCGGACACAACTCCTACCAGTACTTGGAGGAGCGCTACGGCTTCGAACTGCACGCGCCGATCGGCGTCTCGCCCCAGGACGAACCGAACCACGGCGAGATCTCCGAGACGATCGACCTCATCGACGAGGAGGGGATCGACACGATCCTCTACGACCGCTTCGAGGCGACCGGCGGGGACGAGTATCCGAACCTCGTCGAGACGATCCTCGAGGGGAGCGAGGCGACCGACGCGATGCCCGTTTCGCCGACCGAGGGGACGCTCGAGGAGTGGAACGATAAGGGGTGGGGCTACGTCGAGCAAATGGAAGAGATAAACATCCTCGCGTTCAGAGAAGGACTTGGAGCACAGTGA
- a CDS encoding YbaK/EbsC family protein — protein MHPRAATFAERTREEYGFDPAVEEFPDGTQTAADAADAVGCDVAQIASSLVFAVDGSLVVSVTSGANRVSEPALGAVFETPAEEVAMASPDRIKETLGWSIGGVPPFCHDEPVPVVVDETLLEFDTVWAAAGTPEAVFPIDPEALRRYADANPASVTE, from the coding sequence ATGCATCCGCGCGCAGCGACGTTCGCCGAACGGACCCGCGAGGAGTACGGCTTCGACCCGGCCGTCGAGGAGTTCCCCGACGGGACGCAAACCGCGGCGGACGCCGCCGACGCCGTCGGCTGTGACGTCGCACAGATCGCCAGCTCCCTCGTCTTCGCGGTCGACGGATCGCTCGTCGTCTCGGTCACGAGCGGCGCGAACCGGGTCAGCGAACCGGCCCTGGGCGCCGTCTTCGAGACGCCGGCGGAGGAGGTCGCCATGGCTTCGCCCGATCGGATAAAGGAGACGCTCGGCTGGTCGATCGGCGGCGTGCCCCCGTTCTGCCACGACGAACCGGTCCCCGTCGTCGTCGACGAGACGCTGCTCGAGTTCGACACCGTCTGGGCGGCCGCGGGCACGCCGGAGGCGGTCTTCCCGATCGATCCCGAGGCGTTGCGGCGGTACGCCGACGCGAACCCGGCGTCCGTAACGGAGTAG
- a CDS encoding YhjD/YihY/BrkB family envelope integrity protein, protein MTADARGTVSFVKAVVAAFQEKNVPFMAASIAYQAFISLIPLLVLVFFLVSIVGDEQFAAEVAATTEGVLPESGQVMLEDAIEGSAATTGASIIGLVTLVWGSLKIFRGLDTAFSEIYESAGENSFLEQLRDAFIVFGAIALALVAAGGATVVFALFPEIPFIGLVNPLLLVVGLTIAFLPMYYFFPDVGVSVREILPGVVVAAVGWAVLQSLFQVYVAFASDSEAAGPIGAILLLLTWLYFGGLVLLAGAVVNATRSDRITLEDEADDEIAAREREVARIRRTNEQLRGEAERLRRERNKLRQDLEAHRKRRYRLEDRVDDLEATTRTLEEENERLRRELEVRDEPEWKQAVHEIASRVDTLRIGTVEDRSR, encoded by the coding sequence ATGACTGCCGACGCCCGCGGAACCGTCTCGTTCGTGAAGGCCGTCGTGGCCGCGTTTCAGGAGAAGAACGTCCCCTTCATGGCTGCGAGCATCGCCTACCAGGCGTTCATCTCGCTGATTCCGCTGCTCGTGCTGGTCTTCTTTCTCGTCTCGATCGTCGGCGACGAACAGTTCGCCGCCGAGGTTGCCGCGACGACCGAGGGCGTCCTACCCGAGAGCGGCCAGGTCATGCTCGAGGACGCTATCGAGGGATCGGCGGCGACGACCGGCGCGTCGATTATCGGGCTCGTCACGCTCGTGTGGGGGTCGCTGAAGATCTTCCGCGGGCTGGACACCGCCTTCTCGGAGATCTACGAGTCCGCCGGCGAGAACTCTTTCCTGGAACAGTTGCGGGACGCGTTCATCGTCTTCGGGGCCATCGCGCTCGCGCTCGTGGCCGCGGGAGGTGCGACCGTCGTCTTCGCGCTCTTCCCCGAGATCCCCTTCATCGGGCTGGTGAATCCGCTCTTGCTCGTCGTCGGCCTCACGATCGCGTTCCTCCCGATGTACTACTTCTTCCCCGACGTCGGCGTCTCCGTTCGCGAGATCCTTCCCGGCGTCGTCGTCGCCGCGGTCGGCTGGGCGGTGCTCCAGTCGCTCTTCCAGGTGTACGTCGCCTTCGCGTCCGACTCCGAGGCGGCGGGGCCGATCGGCGCGATCTTGCTGTTGCTCACCTGGCTGTACTTCGGCGGCCTGGTCCTGCTCGCCGGCGCCGTCGTCAACGCGACGCGGTCGGATCGAATCACCCTCGAGGACGAGGCGGACGACGAGATCGCCGCCCGCGAGCGCGAAGTCGCTCGGATCCGACGCACGAACGAGCAGCTTCGGGGGGAGGCCGAGCGACTCCGGCGGGAACGCAACAAGCTCCGGCAGGACCTCGAGGCTCACCGCAAGCGGCGGTACCGGCTCGAGGACAGGGTCGACGACCTCGAAGCGACGACGCGGACGCTCGAGGAAGAGAACGAACGCCTGCGCCGCGAACTCGAGGTCCGTGACGAACCCGAGTGGAAGCAGGCGGTCCACGAGATCGCCTCGCGGGTCGACACGCTCCGTATCGGCACGGTCGAGGACCGGAGTCGGTGA